The genomic region TAGATAGTTGTACGAAGCGATTTTAAAATTAAAAATATTTTTTTCTTGCTTCGAGACGATCGCTCTTTTGGAGATTGAGTCCATTCCTTGGCGCTCTATTTGACGACTGATTTCTGAATACACTAAGCTCGCAGACGCTATTGCAGACCGGCAATTACGAGGTAAACCTGCGATACCATCAGAGGAACGCTCATAGAGTTGATCTGCGTATTCAATCAGCCTTTGCGTCACTCTCGATATACCGTCATTGAATATTGGGTTTTGTAACCAGAGATCAGGGTCGATATTTTCTGCTTCTAGCCACTCTCTTGGAAGATATAAACGCTGATTACGGGCATCTTCACCAACATCACGTGCAATATTGGTTAACTGCATCGCAAGTCCGAGCTCACAAGCGCGCTCTAATACAGCACGATCTCTGACCCCCATGATTAAGGTCATCATGGCACCTACTGTAGACGCAACTCTTGCACCATAAGTACATAAGTCATCAATGGTGTGATATTGACGACCGCTACGGTCCCATCGAAAGCCTTCTACTAGTGCTTCCAAGATATCTCGGGGAATTAAAAATCGCTCTACTACGATCGCTAAGGCGCGATCCGCTGGAATATCAACTGGATTCTGAGCATAAATACGATCTAAGCGATATTCAATTTGCTCAATCACATTATCTGGCGCATTGGGATCATCAACCATATCATCCAATAAGCGGCAGAAAGCATATAAGGCAATAGCGGAATCCCGAATCTTGCTTGGCAAAATTCTGGAAGCTGAAAAAAATGATTTCGATCCATCGCGCATCAAATTCTCGCAGGATTGCAGATCTATCTGAAATCCAAACTCTGTCGTGATGGCCCTATCATGCATGACTAGAAACCAATTTAGCCGGTTGAATCAAAGAATCTAAGGCTTTTGCAGAGGACAACACTCCAGGTATTCCAGCGCCTGGGTGAGTACTGGCACCAACCATATAAAGACCTTCAATATCCTCACTACGATTATGCGGTCTAAACCAAGCGCTTTGCGTTAATAGGGGCTCTAAACCAAAGGCAGCCCCTTTATAAGACAGGAGTCGATCTTGAAAATCATCTGGAGTCATAAGAAATGATTCAGTAATATTTTCTTGTAGCCCAGGCATGACAGTTGACTCTAGCATCTCTGCAATAGCCTTTCTATATGGCTCTGCTACTGTTTTCCAATCCGTACCACTATCTAGATGCGGTACTGGAGAAAGCACATAAAAGGTATCGCAATTCTCAGGCGCTAAACTAGGGTCAGTTGCCGTAGGGCGGTGTAAGTAGAGGCTAAAATCTTTTGCAAGATGATGCCGCTTAAATATGTCCTCGAGCAACTCTTTATAGCGCGCCCCTAATAACATCATGTGATGTGGAATATTCGGGTATTGTTTTTTTGTACCAAAATACCAAACAAATAAGCTCATGGAATAATTTCCATTTTCAATTTTCTTATCTGTCCAGACCTTCCTATGTTTGGGATCAATTAAATTTTTATATGTCCAGGCAGTATCTGCATTGGAAACTACTTTATTAGCAAACAAGACTTCGCCACTCTCAAGCGTGACACCGGTGACTTTATTCTCAACAATATTAATTTTCTTAACAGTACTGTTGTAACGAATGGTGACCCCAAGACCTTGAAGTAGGCCGACAAGGCCTTGAATAATGGCACCTGTACCGCCCATCGCCGAGTGCACGCCCCACTTACGCTCTAAGGAGTTTATTAATGCGTATACCGAAGTCACTGAAAATGGATTACCTCCGATTAAGAGAGGGTGAAAGCTCATCACTTCTCTTAACTGTGGATCTTTAATGTGTTTCGCCACCAGGCCATATAGGTTATTCCAAGCACGCATCTTAATGAGACTTGGCATGGCAGTAACTAAGTCTTTTAGGCTATCAAAGGCGACATCACCCAATTCTTCAAAGCCTAACTTATAGCAATATTCTGCTTCTTCCAAAAATCGCAAATAGCCCGGAACATCTTGAGGACTAAATTTTGCAATTTCTAGCTTCATTCTTTCCAGATCGCCGGTGTAATTAAAGATCCGACCATCTGCAAAACGAATTTGATAAAAAGGATCCATCAAGCGAAGATCCACGTCATCAGACATTTTTTTACCGCATAGTTCCCACAACTCTTCTATTAAAAATGGGGCAGTAATGATGGTGGGGCCAGCATCAAATGTATACCCATTTTTACGGTGTACATAAGCCCTACCCCCAGCGGAATCTAATCTCTCAAGAACCTGAACGTCGTAACCCTTCACCGCCAAACGAATTGCAGCAGCAAGTCCACCGAACCCAGAACCAATGACTAAAGCTCGCTCAGAATTCTTGACATTGCTATAGGCAACAACATCTTCCAGAAGTTTAAATTGATCTACTTTTTGGTCCATGTTGAATCCTGGTGATAAATACTCTCTTAACTTTTATTGTTAAGAGAGTATTTGTATTGCATATTTATTTCTTGGCAGTTTGCATACTATCTGCCGACGCTTTTTTAGCGGGTGCTGCTAAGTAGGGATAGTCTTTCAACATACTTTTACCTAACAGAGGTTTATTAACACCTTGGTGGCAAGTAGTGCAATTGGCTTTAGCAATATCACCATCCGGCCCCTTGTGATCTGCAGGATGTATTGAGGTCAGAGGGGTGATGTAACTACTATTCACATCCTTTAACATCTGAATACCATACCAAGCTTGAACACGCTGTGGAGTACTTTGCTCCCAGTTTGAGAATGCACGACTGTTATGGCAGTACGTACAGTTCACCCCCAACGAATTGGACATATGCATCATTACCCCATAGACATTTTCTGTCTCTTGTATCGATGCTTTATGACCTGTAGGCAAGGCTGTATCACCATTCACCCGTGCAGCCCTTGAATTTGCTACAAAGTAGTCCTTAAAAGGTTGATTGGGTAAAGAAGCATAGCCAACTGTTTTGATAGGATCGTTTTGTCCATTGGTGTTACCCAACATATTACCGCCCCGCTTTTCAACAGGATTGAACCAAACATTTTGGGGAACATTATTTCCACGATGGCAGGTATAGCAGGTCACCCCTGTTTCCTTCACGTGATCGCCCCAATTCGCATTGATCGTTTGATTCATCTGGATCATTCGACGCGATACTGTCTTTGTGTAGAGTGAATCGTCAGCAAAATTCTGCACATTATGACAATAGGCACAGCCTTCCTTAGGCGATACCCAGGCTGTCATTGAGACCATGAACGTCGTAAATTGCTCTTGACTCAGATTATTCAAGACCTTCACATTTTTATATACATCGCCTGCTCTCGGTCCATCTGGTGAGGCAGAAATACTAGCTGGCAATTGATTAATTTTTGCTAACTGTGCATCAGTACGTGGATTATTAATTTGATCCATACCAGTACCGCGATAGCCGGTTTGCTTTGCCTCAATGGGCGGCCGCTCGCATGCAGTAAGCGTCAAAATAGCTAGGGCACTTAGAACAATGGCGATTCTTTGACGGAATGAATTCATTATTTGTCTCCTCTCATCACTGGAGCTGCCGGTGCTATTAAAGCGGGATCAGCGACAGTTCCGTAGATAGCAGGGTAAGCAGGCGCAATATCGTGTTTAACGCCCCATAAGTACCAGTTATCTACTACGGTTCCGGTTAATAAAATACCAATGCCGCCAGTGATTGGAGTCAATATTGCAAACCACCATGCCCAACGGTGAATCGATTCCATCGTGGCATTAAAGCCCATAGTCCATCTCCAAAAGAGCGCAGCGCGATCAGATGCGGTACCGCGATCTACGATCTGCTCAATCTCTCTTTCGCCACCAAACTTACTGACAGCCAAAATGGTCGCACCATGCATAGCAAACAGCAGAACAGAGCCGTACAGAAACACAATAGACAGCATATGAAATGGGTTGTAGAACAGATTGCCATAGCGAATCGAGAATGCGGAGACCCAATCTAAGTGAGAGAAGATTCCAAAGGGAACAGCCTCACTCCAACTACCCATCAATACCGGACGAATAAAGCCCAATACTAAAAATAGCCAAATAGCAGCTGCAAATGCCCAAGGCACATGATTGCCCATTCCTAGCGCATGTGCACGCCGGAATGTTCTGAACCACCACAGCAAGATAGAAATCGTGGTGAATAGTCCTGCAATCATCCACCAACCCCCATCATTAAGTGGTGGAAAGCTCAGACCATACTGCGGAGCCGGTGCATCCAAAGAGAGCCAGAACAATTTCCTCACGAACTGCAATGGATTCCAGCCTACTTGGGCTAGCATATTCATGCCGATAATAAAAAATGCTGTCATTCCAAACATAATGGATGCGACACCCAAGCGCCCAAGATAGATTGGACCCAGCTGGGCATTACCTATCCGCCCTAGCAGATGACTAAAACTAATCGAGCGAGTTCGCTCCCGCATATCGTATGCGTTGATTGGCACCCCATGACTAGCAGGACCAGTTACTTGTGTTTGTGTAAATAAATTTTGATATTCCATGATGCTCTCCGCATTTTCAATTCAGCTGAAAACTACCCCCAGATTGGTAAATTCAACCACCATGTCCACCATTCAGGCCAACCCTTTGTCCAGAAAGGCCCGCTAATGACAATACATACTGCACTCCAAAACACTGCTGCTAACGCTAAAAATAAGCCAAGACGGTGTATTCCTAATGTTCCTACTGAATACCCAATAATGTCTCTAAAAAATGTGTCTTCATGCTCAGGTGTTCTAACTGAATGGCCAGACCTTGGATTGGTCGATGACAAAACTAATGCCCCATGCAAGGAAAGCGCTAGTGTTGTTGTAAAGAACAGAGTGACCGCAATCATGTGAGCAGGGTTGTAATGGAAATGAAGATACTGATATCCCACATTCGAAACCCAATCTAAATGGCTCAAGATTCCGTAGGGAAATCCATGGCCCCATGCGCCCATCAAGACAGGGCGAATGACTACTAAAGTAAAGTACGCAAAAATGGCCATGCCGAAGGCAAATGGCACATGAAGCCCCATGCCTAACTTTCTACAAATCTCTACCTCTCTCAATGCCCAAGAACCAAAAGCACCGAGAGCGCAAATAGTAATCAGTTGCCAAAGACCACCCTCCATCATGGGCGCCACACCCAAGCCATATTTAAGATCTGGAGGGGCAATATTAATTTGCCAAACATTCCAGACCCCTGCTTGAGAGGTTCCCCATAGGATCATCGCAGTACCTAAGAATGCGAAAAATAGGGTCGTGACACCAAAAAAACCGACGTAGAAAGGGCCTACCCAGAAATCAAAAAGATCTCCACCAATCAGGGTCCCCCCGCGAACGCGGTATTTCTTTTCAAAATTGAGCATAGCCATGAAGCGCTCCTTACAGAATGAGAATTTTTCTCATTTTTAATTAATCTTGCGTAGACGAATCCCTATTACTAGAAATTCGTCTACGGTTTGTACATCTAACTACTTCTTCGCTGCTGAAATAGCTGCTTTGTACTGCTCTTGACTCATACCATCCAACCATTTGTACTGAACAGTACTGAGGAGGATGAGGTGAATCATTGCTGCTAAAGCGAATAGAAAAACGCCCTGTGCAACCATCGCACGAAGTGGGTCGTATAGTTTCCAAATTCTCCACATAATATTTCTCCTAATTTAAGTAAGACATGAAACCGTAAACACCGGACTCAACAGATTTAAAAAACGATCCACTATCAGCCCCCGAAAATAACCAACCTTTTTGGGAAACAGGTAGCGCAACGAAAAAGAGTGCCACTATAAAAATCACTACATAACTAATTAAAAAAATAGATCTTGAACGACAAGATGTCGGTTAGGTCATTTTTATTGATTACATCTGTATTAGTTTTCATACGAACACTCCTATTTGTTGAGTCTGTTTACTTTGTACTTACTGCGACATCAAAAGAACCACGGACGCCATGCCCATACAAGTATGTGCGCGACGACGGCGATTGCAGTAAAGCCTAAAAGTCCTTGCACATAAAATGCATGGAATTCTTGAGCTTCTGCATCGGTAAGCCCAGATATTGATCTGTTTTCACTCATGATGACAACTCCTTGAAACTGACCTTACGGTCTTTTCTACATCGCCCCTGTAGATATGAGGATATGACTTCACTACGCCATATTGGTTTAGCCTGGTTACTAGGCAATATCTTTGTATTTGGCTCATACAGTCTCATCACTTGAAATAGAAAATGATGATGTTTGTACACAAGCCAATGTGACTCTTTCAATATTTTGATTGCGAGCGGCAAACTCAGCCTCTTCACGAATTTTTTTAGCTGCCGATATTTGCGTGAGGACCGGCTGGTTACTCACCAACTTATTCAAGAAAGCTTGTGCTTCCTGCTCCCAAGGCATCATCTTTCCGGACTGATGCAATCTACCTGGCGTTGCATCTACCTTGTCCATTTCGGTACCCAAAGGCAGAATATTAAAGAGCGTATCAAATAAGGCATTACATACTTCTTGCACTAAATAGACTGATCCTGAGTACCCCATAAATGGCGTACCGGTATGCCTACGAATAATCGCTCCCGGAAAGGATGCAGGAATAAAGGAAAAGCGTGCATTGACTTCACTGCCATACATGCGTTCGTTATAACTTCCAAACATCACAAGAGGTGCTTTCTTTTGCACTAATTCCCGAATTTCAATATTGTTTGTTTTGTTTCCAGGTAATCTTGAAACGGCGAAATTACACGGTAAGCCCATTTCCTCTTCAAGGAAATTTTTGACACCTCGGGTATAGGTTTCATTAGCCACAATTGCAAAGCTCGCAGTGCCAAAGAAATCCTGTGTCACCGAGCGCCATAAGTCCCATATTGGCTTAAGCGTAGTGTGCTTCTCTTTTTCAATAAAGGGCTCCACATCAAGTTCGCACATCTCGCCCAGCTTTCTTAAAAAAGCAGTGGTTGATTGCATGCCAATCGGAGCTTGTAAATAAGGGCGCTCCAAGGTTTCACATAAGAGACGGCCATATTCTCGATACATACAGACATTGACATCTGCATTCGCTAATTTAGGGACATCTTCCAAGTGGCTGCCCAGCGGGAAAACCATATTGACTTCTGCGCCGATGCCTTCGATAAGGCGTCTAATTTCAGCCAAGTCACTATATAAGTTAAAGCTGCCATATGCGGGCCCGATGATGTTGACTCTTGGCTTTTCACCCGCTACTTTTACTCTCTTAGGAACTTTTTTAGTACCGTATTCTGTCCACAACCAATTCATAGCGCGGTTAGCACACTGCCACTGATCTTCATCAATAGTTCTAGGTAGGAAACGCTTGATACCAGTACCTTCAGGTGTAACGCCTCCGCCAATCATTTCTGCAATGGAGCCGGTAACGACTACAGCGGGTAGATCACGATCCAATACTTTGTGAGCCCGTTTCATAGACTCTTCGGTACCTTCTCTACCTAGCTGTTCTTCAGCTAAGCCAGTCACCACAATTGGCAGCTCATGTGGTGGCAATGCGTCTGTGTAATGTAGAACAGACGTGACGGGTAAATTTTCACAGCCAACAGGACCATCAATCACGACTTGCAAGCCCTTGACTGCTGTAAATACATACACAGCACCCCAATAGCCACCAGCACGATCGTGATCAATAACGAACATTAGCCGAGCTCCTCTGCTTTTTGCTTTGCAACTGCTTTTTCTAATCTACGACGGACATCTGCCTTGAAATCTGGATGATCAACCGGCACGGATTCCCACACACCAGTGGCGTGATCTTTGCCAACACCCTCAAAGAAGTCATGCATCGTATTAAAGCGATCTTGATTACCTAAAGCCGCATTGATTACTTGAGCTAAGGAACCTGCGCCCGCAGCACCCATCAGGGGTCTTGCGGAGATCAGGTTTGTAAAATACAAAGAAGGGATGGCCAATTCTTTTGCTTTTTGCACCACAGGTGTCGTGCCAATAACCAAGTCTGGCTTAAATTCTTTCATGGCAGCCAGATCTTGCTCTAGTGAGGCGCGATATTGCACATGCACTCCACGACTCTCTAGCCAATCTAAATCAGCACTACTCCAGACAGTTTTAGGACAAGCCGTACCAACGTAACGCACATCTGCGCCACTTTCTATCAATAGACGTGCTACCAATAATTCAGAGCCCTCATAGCCGCTCATCGTAATTCTGCCCTTGATAGGCTTTGCTTTCAGAGCAGCTTGTATCAAAGGTAAAAATTGGGATTTAGCTTGACCAATTTTTTCAGCGCTCACACCGGCTGCAGCGCCAATCTGTTCTAACCAGTTTGCAGTCCCGTCGTAACCAATCGGTGCGGAACCCACGATCGTACGGCCAGCACTTTCAAATTCTCGAATACTGGCTGTATAAAACGGATGAATAGCTGCCACAATTTTTGAGTCTAGCGCTTGGTACAACTCGCGCCACTCTCTAGTGGGTACAACTGGGCCAACTGCTAAGCCCATCGGCTCGAGCATCATGCCAATGCTAATCGGATCAACTGGGAACATTTCTCCCAGCAAAGTAATTGTTGGTTTTTCTGAAATCCCGTTTCTAGGTGCGGATACTGGTCCTTGCTCTACCTCGGCACGGGCATAGCGCAGCATGGCGCTTGCTAAGACATCTTTAGCCTCGGCATGGGTAGGCACACCAAATCCAGGCACATCAATGCCGATAATCCGTACGCCATTAATTTCCTTAGGCAGTAGCTGCAAAGGCACGCCACTCGCTGTAGGAACACATAAATTAATAATGACGATAGCGTCATACAAGTCAGGATTGGCTTCTTTATAAACAGCATCCCGAATATCTTCGAACAACTTACCAGTAACTAATGATTCTGAATTAAAGGGAACATAGCCGACACTGCGACGTGCACCATAAAAATGAGAAGTAAAGGTTAAGCCATATACGCAACACGCTGAGCCAGAGAGAATAGTGGCGGTACGACGCATTCTCAAACCAACCCGCAAAGACCCAAATGCTGGGCACATGCTCTGCGGTTGATCATGCGGTCCTTTTGGATAATCCTTAGCGTATTGACCTAATATCTCACTCTTGTTTGCCGACTTAGCGGCAGCCAATATTTGCTCTGCACCAGAATGGCAAGTAATACCCGATCCATCAGGAAGTTCCGACTGTATTGGAATCACTTTAGTAGATTTCACTATGATCTCAGTCTCTATACTTTGTCGTAAACAACTTCAAGAGTGGGTTTGATCACTTCATTTTTACCAACCATATCAAATATGGTTGCTGGCTCTAAGACCACATTTCTGCCGACTTGACTAGCAGAAAAGAGTCCTAACAAATCATCTGGTGCCATTGGCTTTGGACGAACTGGAGGAGCTTCTGCCACATTGCTAGCAAGGCCTTCAAAGAGTGACGCCCACTGGGAAGTCGGTGTGCCGATAATTTCATAGCTGGCACTTTTTCTACGGATATCTTCATTCGCAGGAATCGCTGCCAGAACCGGAATACCTACTTTTTCAGCAAAGGCAGTGGCTTCACCTGTACCGTCATCCTTATTGATGACCATACCTGCTACGCCTACGTTACCGCCTAATTTTCTAAAGTACTCGACGGCTGAGCAAACATTATTAGCAACGTACAAAGATTGCAAATCATTCGATGCCACCACAATTACTTTTTGGCACATATCACGGGCAATCGGCAATCCAAAACCGCCACAGACTACGTCACCCAAGAAATCCAGTAACACATAGTCAAAGCCCCAATCATGAAATCCGAGTTTTTCTAGAGTTTCAAAACCGTGAATAATGCCGCGACCGCCGCAACCTCTTCCAACCTCTGGTCCACCTAATTCCATTGCATAGACGCCATCACGCTTAAAGCAAACGTCACCAATTTTGACTTCTTCACCCGCTAATTTCTTTTTGGAGGATGTCTCAATAATGGTTGGGCAGGCTTTACCACCGAACAGTAATGAGGTGGTATCGCTTTTAGGATCGCAGCCAATCAACAAGACCTTCTTGCCTTGCTGAGCCATCATGTAAGACAAATTGGCTAGAGTAAAACTTTTACCGATCCCGCCCTTACCGTAGATCGCAATAATCTGAGTCTCTTTTTTGATTTCACCGGTATGTACTGGGTCCGGCTCAATCGCTGCCTCTTTTTTTAAATTCGCAAATTGAATAGTCACTTCTTTTACAGCGGATGGTGCATTCATAATGCTTCTCTCCAATCTACAACCATTTTGAGACAACTAGGATCTTCAAATGCAGTCCGATAAACTTCATCTATTGAAGATGGTCTACGATGATGCGTAATCAGCCCACGAAGATCTAATCTTCCATAGGAGACTGCTTGCTTTACGTCTGCTAAGTCTTGAGGCGTCCACTGCGCCGCTATCCGAAATTTAGCTTCCTTCATAAAAGCTTTAGGAAAATTAAATTGAATATCTTTGTCGTAGAAACCTGCCAAAGTAATTTCACCGCCGTGCTCTAGCTGGCTAATCAACTGATTGAGAACGCCAACTTGTCCACTAGCATCACAAATATTTTTGTATTTTTTATCTTTATCGTCAGCAGGGTTTACAACTGAGTAACCCTCAGCACCCGTCATTCGATCTTCATTGATTTCCCAAACTACGGGTTGATGGCCAAGCATGACAGCAACTCTGGCGATCAATCTTCCTAAGACGCCATGCCCAACAATCAGATCAGGCTGCAATGCTTTTTTACCTTGAGTCACGTGATAAGCAGTTGCTGCTAATGCCAACAGAACGCCCTCTTCGCCGATCTCTTCTGGAAGTGTCACGACTCTATCGCAGGGGACCACGACATGTGATGCTGCACCGCCAAATAGGCCCTTCACATCACCAAAGCATTTAGCGCCAGGTACAAACACTCTTTGATCAAGACTCAATTTTGAATTTTTTCCAACACGAGTCACTCTGCCAACAGACTCATATCCAGGTACCAAGGGATATCCCATTCCTGGAAAATCGGGCATTGTTCCCTGCCATAGTAATTTTTCTGTACCCGTACTAATTCCACTCCATTCAATTTGCACTACGACATCTTGGTCGGTCGGCTCATCTAACAAAAGACGCCGCAAGCTAATCTCGCCTGGTGACTCCAGCAGAACAGCTGTGGAATGAAGTTGACTTTGCATATGTATATATTTATTTACTTTTAGTTATGTAAACTAATTTATACACATTTAAGAATCTACACATCGGTATTTACCCTAAATTAAGCACTAAGTAACAAAACTTGAGCATTAATCGGCATGTTGCAAGGCAGCATTTCAACGTTTTTAAACCCAACTGAAAAAGCCAATTTGCTGATTTCATCTATGGTTCTGGGTCTGCCCCTCCCCATAGCGAGCAAATAGAAGCCAAAATAAGCGTGGCCCATTGCAGGGTGATCCGGCGTATCCGCCATAGGCTCCGCTACCAATAACTTTCCGCCAGGCTCTAAGGCCTTAAAAATGGAACTGAGTAGAATTTTGACGCGCTCATCATCATGATCAAAAATGACTCGAATCAAAGTGATTAAATCTGCGCCACTCGGAAGCGGATCATTAAAAAAATCTCCTGCGTACACAGCAATATTTTGGTCTTCGGCATTCATAGCAAAACTGTCTTTTGCAAGATTGGCAACACCCGGTAAATCAAACAGCATCCTAGCTAATTGAGGTGCATTCTTATGCACTCTCTTGAGAAAAGTACCTTGCCCTCCACCCACATCCAGGAGGCGATGATGTCTAGAAAAGTCATAAGCATCGACCACTTGATCTGCTACCAAAGGTAGTGATGCAGACATCAAGTCAGAATAGTTTTTAACCCGTGCTTTATCTTTTAGCGAGTCTTGATCGTCAGCATCTTTTGAAACGTAGGGCCAAAATTTTTCTAATTGCTTTCTCTCCACAGAGCCAGATAAGAGCATGAGCGGATCTTTTAAATCTTCATACAGCACGGCATGGTGTTCAATCATGGCGGAGAGCGCCGTGTTACCAACCATGGGTGCACCAAGAGTACCCAGGCCATACTGTTGGTTTGAGCGTCGCTCTAATAAGTGAATGGATACAGCCGCGTCTAATAATTTTTTTAAAGCATCTGACTCCAAACTGCAGTGCTGTTTTAATTCGTGAACACTTAAGGGGCCATCCTTTAGTAGGTCAAATAGATTTAATCGAACACAAGCTAAAAGGATTTGTGAATACACAAAACCTGCCATCAAATCAAAGAGGGCATTTGCTCTTTTTTTTGCAATTCTTTTTAAGAGGGGAATTTTTACAACAGTGTTCTGAAAGCGCGCGTCTGCAATCAACTTATCTCGTAATATGCACAGCCTATCCCATAGGCTGTAACGGCTCTGAGCCTCTGGTATCGGTAGCGATTGTGATTGAGACATATGATTAAAAAGCGACTGAGTGATTAAGCGACTTGTCTTTGCGTAGCAATTGCAACATGTCTTTCACCACGCTCAAACCAACTGGATGGCAATAATCTTTCTGCCTCAAATGCAACCAATTTCTTCAGCGCCTTATCGCCATAACAATTTGGAATTGATCCGATTGCTTTACCGACTAAGAGATCAAAGTGCTCTACTGCACCATTCAAGCCCAGCTCTTTTGCTGAGCTAGGACGATGATGTTCTTGATCCTGACCAGCAGGCTTCCCAAGAAACTGAGCATCGCCTAGTACATCTCGAATATCGTCTGCTACTTGATAAGCCTCCCCAAGCCACTCACCTAAACTCTTCCAAGTATCTGCATCTGCACCAGCTGCCTGAGCGCCACTAGCAGTGGCTGCAGCAAACAGTGCACCTGTTTTTGCTCTTTGATATTCTGAAAGTGCTGCTTGTGGCTCACACTCCCAAGACTGCCCCGCAATAATTCCAAATGGCGCACCGACGCCTTGAGAGATCGTTCTAATAATTGGGGCTAAGCGTTGCGATGATCGTCTTGAGGCAGTAGCAATCGTTTCATAGGCCATCACAATCAATGCATCGCCAGTCAGCACAGCTAATCTCTCGCCGTACTCTTTATGCACGGAGGTTTGGCCTCGACGCATATCTGCATTATCAAAACAAGGTAAG from Polynucleobacter antarcticus harbors:
- a CDS encoding polyprenyl synthetase family protein — protein: MSPIKHLDRALEQALKSHESDKGPALLSKAIRHAVFPGGARIRPQLTLAVAHACGNDDPQLSMASAIAIEMIHCASLVHDDLPCFDNADMRRGQTSVHKEYGERLAVLTGDALIVMAYETIATASRRSSQRLAPIIRTISQGVGAPFGIIAGQSWECEPQAALSEYQRAKTGALFAAATASGAQAAGADADTWKSLGEWLGEAYQVADDIRDVLGDAQFLGKPAGQDQEHHRPSSAKELGLNGAVEHFDLLVGKAIGSIPNCYGDKALKKLVAFEAERLLPSSWFERGERHVAIATQRQVA
- a CDS encoding methyltransferase, which produces MSQSQSLPIPEAQSRYSLWDRLCILRDKLIADARFQNTVVKIPLLKRIAKKRANALFDLMAGFVYSQILLACVRLNLFDLLKDGPLSVHELKQHCSLESDALKKLLDAAVSIHLLERRSNQQYGLGTLGAPMVGNTALSAMIEHHAVLYEDLKDPLMLLSGSVERKQLEKFWPYVSKDADDQDSLKDKARVKNYSDLMSASLPLVADQVVDAYDFSRHHRLLDVGGGQGTFLKRVHKNAPQLARMLFDLPGVANLAKDSFAMNAEDQNIAVYAGDFFNDPLPSGADLITLIRVIFDHDDERVKILLSSIFKALEPGGKLLVAEPMADTPDHPAMGHAYFGFYLLAMGRGRPRTIDEISKLAFSVGFKNVEMLPCNMPINAQVLLLSA
- the bchY gene encoding chlorophyllide a reductase subunit Y, with translation MKSTKVIPIQSELPDGSGITCHSGAEQILAAAKSANKSEILGQYAKDYPKGPHDQPQSMCPAFGSLRVGLRMRRTATILSGSACCVYGLTFTSHFYGARRSVGYVPFNSESLVTGKLFEDIRDAVYKEANPDLYDAIVIINLCVPTASGVPLQLLPKEINGVRIIGIDVPGFGVPTHAEAKDVLASAMLRYARAEVEQGPVSAPRNGISEKPTITLLGEMFPVDPISIGMMLEPMGLAVGPVVPTREWRELYQALDSKIVAAIHPFYTASIREFESAGRTIVGSAPIGYDGTANWLEQIGAAAGVSAEKIGQAKSQFLPLIQAALKAKPIKGRITMSGYEGSELLVARLLIESGADVRYVGTACPKTVWSSADLDWLESRGVHVQYRASLEQDLAAMKEFKPDLVIGTTPVVQKAKELAIPSLYFTNLISARPLMGAAGAGSLAQVINAALGNQDRFNTMHDFFEGVGKDHATGVWESVPVDHPDFKADVRRRLEKAVAKQKAEELG
- the bchC gene encoding chlorophyll synthesis pathway protein BchC, which produces MQSQLHSTAVLLESPGEISLRRLLLDEPTDQDVVVQIEWSGISTGTEKLLWQGTMPDFPGMGYPLVPGYESVGRVTRVGKNSKLSLDQRVFVPGAKCFGDVKGLFGGAASHVVVPCDRVVTLPEEIGEEGVLLALAATAYHVTQGKKALQPDLIVGHGVLGRLIARVAVMLGHQPVVWEINEDRMTGAEGYSVVNPADDKDKKYKNICDASGQVGVLNQLISQLEHGGEITLAGFYDKDIQFNFPKAFMKEAKFRIAAQWTPQDLADVKQAVSYGRLDLRGLITHHRRPSSIDEVYRTAFEDPSCLKMVVDWREAL
- a CDS encoding chlorophyllide a reductase iron protein subunit X, encoding MNAPSAVKEVTIQFANLKKEAAIEPDPVHTGEIKKETQIIAIYGKGGIGKSFTLANLSYMMAQQGKKVLLIGCDPKSDTTSLLFGGKACPTIIETSSKKKLAGEEVKIGDVCFKRDGVYAMELGGPEVGRGCGGRGIIHGFETLEKLGFHDWGFDYVLLDFLGDVVCGGFGLPIARDMCQKVIVVASNDLQSLYVANNVCSAVEYFRKLGGNVGVAGMVINKDDGTGEATAFAEKVGIPVLAAIPANEDIRRKSASYEIIGTPTSQWASLFEGLASNVAEAPPVRPKPMAPDDLLGLFSASQVGRNVVLEPATIFDMVGKNEVIKPTLEVVYDKV